The Malaclemys terrapin pileata isolate rMalTer1 chromosome 2, rMalTer1.hap1, whole genome shotgun sequence nucleotide sequence gcactggccactgccggaagacaggatactgggctagatggacccttggtctgacccagtagggccattcttatgttcttatgtagagtGTGTGTGGTCCCATTCCTGTCTTGCATTCTGTTTTGCTGACAGGGCACTAAtttttatggctaaatgcaggTGTCTTCCATTAGCCGTTCACCTTGTATGTGTACAGGAAGAAATGGCTTTTCTCCATGATCATAAGCTGGTGGTGCGGGGCTGAGGTCTCTGGAGTGTTCACTAAGTGAGGGGTCTAAATTCCACTCCCCAAACAATCTTGTAAATATATAGCGCTGTTCACTCCAAAGAATTCTACACTTTACAAGCTGATAGGCAAGCTATAGACACAGGTTACTTGGTGTTCTTCCAACAACACTACCCAGTGGTCTAGGACAGGAAGAAAAGGAGAACACTGTAACCAGTTGAAGATGCATAGGGTTTTCGGAGTGGTTGAATGTAATCTTTCctgctggaatttggccagaacacTGGGGTTAATACTGCAGCTCTTGGGTGGTGGGTTGTACCATAGGCTTTCTGATGACCATAAATGGTTCTGATGTTGGTTTCACATCTAATCTGAATGATGACACCTTCAGCTGTGCAGTGCCTGCTAATATCATGCAGGGGCACTGTTTAGATAGCAGTAATACTTGGTCACTTCACATCTTCAAAATGCGGCACAAACACTAAGTAACTGGTGCTGAGTCCAAAAGAAGAATGCCTCCATGGAGTTACCCAACACCGCTGCAGTTTCTGGGCATTCGTTTGAGACATCATGGCTGCATACTAATATGGCTCAAATGTGATATTTTACTGGATTATAAAACAAGCTGGCATTGCCCTTTCTTTAGATTCTAGTTTACCAGTGTCCCTTTTAGTATTATGGGCCCAAAGCTGAACAAGGAACTGTGACGGCAGAGTTTACacagccttttatttttttaatgaagaagtCTTGCTTTCTTGGTATAGATGTTGTTCTAGAGATTCTGGCTTGTGAGAACACAAATCCTACAGTCTGGCAGTTCAGTAATGTGCTGCTCCTCCTTTAGATAGTGAAGTTTGCCCGAGGTCTGCATGCCAAAGTATCTCCAGTGAATGATGTGGACATCGGGGTCTATCAGCTGATGCAGAGTGAGCAGCTGCTATCACAGAAGGTGGAGTCCCTTTCCCAGGAAGCAGAgaggtatttgtgtgtgtgtctgtctgtccgtccgtgTCCTTGAGCTCTGGGAAGAAACTTTGCTTGTGACCTGGCCCTTAGTGCATGTATAATGTGTTGCTGAGAGACTTTTTTTCCTTGTGACTGTGAAAAGGCAAGAAATGCCTCTTATTTGCCTGTCAGGTGCATGGAGAGCAAAGTATGGCAACCCAGGGTTCTCCACCCATTTTACCCTGTGTTTCCACAGTCAGCCACTTGCCTTATGTTGTCCTTGGAGGCACCCCAGAATACTTTATATCATTTCCTACTAGGCATCCTGGAAAGTGGTGGAGTGATTTATGGGGTGCACTGGTTCTGAGTGAGCCAGTTGCAAGTGGCTGAACAGTGGTAGAGGGGAAGACGGGGTGGAGAATATCACAGCTGTTTCATGACCCCCTCCTGCTTATAGGCTTGAGCTTCTCCTTGCCCTCTGTCCTTGCAGGTGTAAAGAAGATGCCCGGAGTGCTTGTAGAGCTGGCAAAAAGCAGTTAGTAAGTATACTCTGACCCTGCCTGCTCTGCTTCGGAAGCTGTGGTCTTGGAACTGTGGTACGAGATGGGCAACTTCTGAGTTTCAATGTTGTATGCCAAGAccattatagactcatagactttaaggtcagaagggaccattatgatcatctagtctgacctcccgcatgatgcaggccacaaagccgtcccaacccctttcccttaactctgctgttgaagtccccaagtcctgtggtttagagacttcaagtagcagagaatcctccagctagcgacccctgccccatgctgcggaggaaggcgaaaaacctccagagcctctgccaatctaccctggaggaaaattccttcccgaccccaaatatggtgatcagtagaacccctagcatgtaggcaagattctccagccagaccctcattggccattgagaCCTGCAAAACCTACTGCTATGGCAGAGGGGCTTGATTCACATGGTGCAACCTCATGCAAACATTCTGGTCTGGAGTAGAATGGTGAAGAGAGTTTGAGGGCATCTCAGTCCTAAAGTCAGCCCATGGCATGTGCTTTGCTGCACTGGAATAGTTGTTTTAAGAAGGGACTTCTTTTGGATGCTGCCTGGTTTCTGATCCAAGTTTGTGTGTATGTTCTCAGGCACTGAGATATTTGAAGTCCAAGCGAAGGACAGAGCGGCGGATTGAAGAGCTCCTTTCCAAGCTGGATGCAGTTCAGGGCATCTTGGATCGTATATATGCTTCTCAGACCGATCAGATGGTAGTGTGTTTCTTCCACCTCTCTCTTCATACGTTCGCTTTGCTGCTCAAGTTTGCTTTACCTACCTCTTCAAACTCTGTGTTTGAAGAGCTCCTGCATATGGGTAAGACTCATCCTCTCTACTCCAAGAGATACTGAGGATGGCCTACGAGTCTTACTGTGATTGTGACAAGGAAATTGGCCTCTGGCTGCATCCTCTTTGCCTCTTCATGCTGCTGCCCTCCTGCCCTACTGAAAACTCTGCTAGGATAGCAGAAGGCAGACACTAAGGCTTCTCTGAAGAAGCAACAACTTATAGTGTTTCCTTAGTCTAAGGAACACATCCCTAATAGAAGtaacatttctttcttttctgcttaTTAAGGTGTTCAATGCCTACCAGGCTGGAGTAGGAGCTCTGAAACTGTCCATGAAAGATGTCACTGTGGAGAAGGCAGAGAACCTGGTGGATCAGATTCAGGAGGTATTGTGAGATGATGGTGGCATATAAGAACAGATAGGGAAACAGTGGGTGAATGTACTAGGCACATTGCCCAGGTGGGCTTGAGGCTTCTGACACTATTTTGCCCTTATGCTCTGGATGTCTCTTGGACTGTATGGTCCATACAACTTTCCTTAAATCAAGTTCCATGTTACTCCTTTGTCCTTAAAATACCTGCAACATTAGCACTTTGTGTTGGTAGATGCTCTCTGATGTTCTTTTACAGCACTCATCTGTGTACTGTCTAACTGCAGGCAAAACTACTTGAAGGGCTTTATTGCACAACCATGTACTGTTAATTCTCTTCCAGCTTTGTGACACCCAGGATGAAGTCGTTCAGGCTCTGGCAGGAATGTCGATCAATGGCTTGGGTGAGTTCATCCATTTTGTGGGctttccctcctcttctctcctcctcccctaccccccattcAGGTGCTTGCCAGTGGCTGTTCTCCGAGAATAGGCAGTTGTTCTCATCCCTTCAGATCATCTGCTCTACTGGTGCCTTGTAGAGGGAGCAAGGGGTTACAGGTAGTCTCCTGGTGTCTGATCACTGATTGCAGGTGACTCAACaggtagaatcataggactggaagggacctcgagaggtcatctagtccagtcccctgcacccatggcaggACTTTAATATTAGGTAGATGGAGAACTGGGGATGGGAGCCAGCTCGCAGTTGGACTCCTCCAAACATACAAGCTCATAGAACTGCTTGCAGTTCTCCAAGGTTGGGGCTGTAAACTACTGAGTAGTTTAGTCTGTTTTTTGGATGGATACTATTAGCTTTTGTAATGTCTTCCTTTCTTCCTGGTTTATCTTCTACAGCACCTATGTTGCTATCTGTCTCTTCCAAAACACTTCCTCGCCCCCAGTCCCTCCATCACACACAGGCTTCAGCAGTGATACCCTCTGACTGAGGTTAGGATGTATCAGCCCTTACTGCCTTTAGCAGACACGGCCTTGCCACCCCAGTCCTAGGTGTTGAActttctgcctcttctgcccTGAGGCATGAGGTCCCTGTCTGAGGAAGAAGCATGCAGCGCTGCTCATGGTTTTGGATAATAGGAGAGTTGCAATGGTTCTCTTTCTGGCTTGAAGTAACTTTGGTGGAGGCTGAAACTGGGACATTAGTGCTTGCTCTGAACTTGACTTGTAAAGTCAGTGTTAAGTTTTCTTACCTGAACAGGAATCTGTGCAACCCACCAGGTAATAGATGAGTTGGCAGGagcttctcaggctcaggttctCAAGTGTAACGTCCCCTTTGAAAGGGGAATGACATCTGGGCTTAGTGTCCAGCCGTGAGTGAGCAGCTCTTCCAGTGATGTAGGATTGTCCTTGCAGCACTCTCCTGCCACGATGCCTTCCTTGGCCACTGGGATGTTTTGCTTATATGATCTTCCAGCCCGTTTCCTGTGCTATGAGGATATTGTTTAATTCCTCCAGAGATTGATTTGTTTCTTCTCTAACCTAGCAGAAGTTGACAGTGAGGAACTTGAGAAGGAACTGGATAGTCTTCTCCAGGACTCCACTAAAGAGCCTTTGGACCTGCCTCCTGTTCCCCAGAAGCCTCTACTTCTCAGCATCTCTGATACTGAGCTTGAAGCAGAGTTGGAGAAGGAGGATGGAGGTATGTATCAGCAACAATCTTAGCTGGTGGCCTACTACTGGGATCAAAGACAACCACATATCAAGAGGTGGTGGCTCTCTGTCCTCTTGCCAGCGGTCAAATGTCCTGCTCTACAAATTCACCGCTGTGCTGTAAATTAGCACCACCTGGCAGTCTTGGCATAGAGGCTAAGCATGATATGGGCCAGAAAGCATAGTTCCCTCTAAACTCTGTCAATGGGGTTTCAAGGATTGTCCTATTAGAGGGCTGCTGCAGGGTGGAGGGGTAAGCATGTTCTACCCTTGCCCATGTCTTCCCTATTCTGTGGCTAAATGTCTATAGTCTCCTTGGCTGTGAATCCTACATTTATATTATCACAGAGAGAGGATGCCCTTCTTTGAGCAGACCTACTCCCATTATATGGTGAAACAGAGAGAGCTCCTATTTTAGTAGCTAGTGGAAACTGTTTTCCAGCTAGTTAACTCCTTCCGAAAGAGAAGCACTCTGAAGAACTGGATGGCGCCAGCTGTGTGGGTCGTTGTTGTAAAAGTGCGTTTTGGTCCATTTTATAAATGTTGGCAGGCCCATAGCTAAAACAGTTGATCTGCCAGGTCCCTGAATATGCAGCAGGCCCTCTTAGTGTTCTTCTGGGCCCTTCATTGCACCCCCTCCTC carries:
- the CHMP7 gene encoding charged multivesicular body protein 7 isoform X3 — its product is MELHKTFRIHLVILPTALLSTMEPRRGKLQRESDFIASVDSSWISWGVGIFILKPLKWTLSSVLGDSKVPEEEEVLIFVEILQEKAEEVYRLYQNSALSSHPVVVLSELRSLCASICPDERTFYLLLLQLQKEKRVTVMEQNREKIVKFARGLHAKVSPVNDVDIGVYQLMQSEQLLSQKVESLSQEAERCKEDARSACRAGKKQLALRYLKSKRRTERRIEELLSKLDAVQGILDRIYASQTDQMVFNAYQAGVGALKLSMKDVTVEKAENLVDQIQELCDTQDEVVQALAGMSINGLAEVDSEELEKELDSLLQDSTKEPLDLPPVPQKPLLLSISDTELEAELEKEDGGLAQKTASTYSEPKRALGLGL